The Apis cerana isolate GH-2021 linkage group LG10, AcerK_1.0, whole genome shotgun sequence DNA window AGCTGGTATACAACAATTATGTAAAGCAATTGACATTTTTCCAACTATAAAAGCTATTAATACATTagcatcatattatattaaacaaggtaaatatttatttaaataattattattgatttattggtttacataatatataatattttaccagGTGATTATGTATCtgctttacaaattttaaatgattttgttgAATTTGTTGAAAGTTATATTAATGCTGGTGCAAAAGgcaactataatattatattacacaggtaaatataattagaaatataaaattttattgatacataagaaattaattaattgcattaatataTAGATGCGAAATAACTAGAGtactattattacttataCTTCAACCATCACCACAAAGATTGGCACCTTCTTTAGCACAAGTTTTGGAAAAGTATGCATGGGTAGAAGAAACTACAGATAAtggtaaatattatgtttttctttttcactaatttaaataataaaaagaattataaaattgtaaaatataaatttcagattttaatatgaatgaagatgaattactattattacaatCATTAGTATTGTCATGCCAATCACATGATTATCAAGCATTACTAGAACTAGAAAGTGAATTGTGgccttatttaaatattgaacaaaaGGAGTTATTACATAAGTTAATTCAAGTTTtaacaatacaataaatatattttttgttatataattacattttatataataatttgacattaaaagtaaattataattattaaaaactaattataaattataaatagtatttgttaattttatatttagtttaatttaaataatatttttaaaaaatttttatatttttatttatttgttattttttttaacatttctattatttaattatattctatttattttaataaattattattaattaattcaatagaaatcacttgacaatatataattacaattcctatttaaactattatttttatcccaTTCTTgcaaaaaagatagaaaaataggTAGACAATATCTCAATAGTGTGAAAGGAAGAACTTATGCAGTAGAAAGCAGAGTCGATGTGTATAGTATACGTATTTCTACAATGAGTatgattgtattataaaagagGGGATATTTCGCGTTCCACGAATATACTAAACTCTACTTTCCTATATCGGAAGACGACGCAAGTAATCGAGGTAGAGTCAGTGATTACGCGAACGCGTCCTCGAATCTTTCTGAATTCGTTTGAcgtcataattttattttattaaggtaatattcttttacaaataattatacattaattgtgtttatattttttttaatttaataaaatatatttcaaaatgacattttacaatatttttgaaaataaataacttatttaaaaaatatttttctaaatgtaaattttaattttaatcattaattgccataaaaatttgtaaaaaaacaaagaaattttttcatatttaccaTACGTTcgataacattattaaattataaataacaaaattaaaaattataaattaatattttttatttttatattttattatgtttatgtatatacaaaataacaaaaaagtttttcatatatattttaatatgttaattcaaaataatataaaaattgttctatatatctaatatgcCAAAAATGTTGGATTTTAGTATCGTTAAATTCatcaatcataaataatttaaatatttatttatttttattttctatttattttttcaatgaattttttcacaaaattaatgtttcttttataatgaatttttttaatt harbors:
- the LOC107999537 gene encoding 40-kDa huntingtin-associated protein — translated: MGDSLDFLTKYHNISNKLKKRFLRKPNVAEASDQFGILAIECEQKELWQYAGLCLLAAARCQETLENTFSELNFLIKAGREFLMADKKDKNIGCSSIGQENIQAAVNCFSQALTHCYNQPGFNTMSAGLALELALALGPTPAGIQQLCKAIDIFPTIKAINTLASYYIKQGDYVSALQILNDFVEFVESYINAGAKGNYNIILHRCEITRVLLLLILQPSPQRLAPSLAQVLEKYAWVEETTDNDFNMNEDELLLLQSLVLSCQSHDYQALLELESELWPYLNIEQKELLHKLIQVLTIQ